Proteins co-encoded in one Pseudarthrobacter chlorophenolicus A6 genomic window:
- a CDS encoding pyruvate carboxylase: protein MFSKVLVANRGEIAIRAFRAGYELGAKTVAVFPHEDRNSIHRQKADEAYLIGEEGHPVRAYLDVAEVVRVAKEAGADAIYPGYGFLSENPDLARAAKEAGITFVGPPAEVLELAGNKVAALKAARAAGVPVLKSSEPSKDLDELLAAADEIGFPIFAKAVAGGGGRGMRRVDTREALPEALKSAMREADAAFGDPTMFLEQAVLRPRHIEVQILADAEGNVMHLFERDCSIQRRHQKVIEIAPAPNLDDSIRQALYRDAVKFAQALNYVNAGTVEFLVDTEGERAGQHVFIEMNPRIQVEHTVTEEVTDVDLVQAQMRIASGETLADLGLSQETVHLKGAALQSRITTEDPSNGFRPDVGKITGYRSAGGAGVRLDGGTVYSGAEISPHFDSMLVKLTCRGRDYPAAVARARRSLAEFRIRGVSTNIPFLQAVLDDPDFIAGDVATNFIDQRPELLKARVSADRGTKLLTWLADVTVNKPNGELTVHSDPAEKLPSVKGQQSAPGSRQKLRELGPEGFAKALRGQTAVAVTDTTFRDAHQSLLATRVRTRDLVAAGPAVSALMPELLSVEAWGGATYDVALRFLGEDPWDRLVALREALPNVCIQMLLRGRNTVGYTPYPEEVTEAFVNEAAATGIDIFRIFDALNDVNQMAPAIRAVRATGTAVAEVALCYTGDLLDPAEKLYTLDYYLELAQKIVDAGAHILAIKDMAGLLRPAAAAKLVAALRERFDLPVHLHTHDTAGGQLATLLAAVDAGVDAVDVASASLAGTTSQVSASALVAALAHTPRDTGLSLDAVSSLEPYWEAVRRVYAPFESGLPGPTGRVYKHEIPGGQLSNLRQQAIALGLGERFEAIEDMYTAADRILGHLVKVTPSSKVVGDLALHLVGLNADPADFNENPQNYDIPDSVIGFLSGELGDPPGGWPEPFRTKALKGRSIKVRDVELSAEDSAALKSDSKTRQHTLNRLLFDGPTKDYLKSVETYGNISVLDTRDYLYGFQRGAEHEIELERGVRLIASLEAVSEPDEKGMRTVMCTLNGQSRPVVVRDRSVVSNVKAAEKADPAQPGHVAAPFAGAVTITVKAGDTVNAGDTVATIEAMKMEASITTPVGGKVGRLAISAVEQVQGGDLLLVVEQ, encoded by the coding sequence ATGTTTTCCAAAGTTCTGGTGGCCAACCGCGGCGAAATCGCGATCAGGGCCTTCCGCGCCGGCTACGAGCTGGGCGCAAAGACCGTTGCCGTCTTTCCCCATGAGGACCGAAACTCGATCCACCGGCAGAAAGCGGACGAGGCGTACCTGATTGGCGAGGAAGGGCATCCCGTCCGGGCTTACCTTGACGTCGCCGAAGTGGTGCGGGTGGCCAAGGAGGCCGGCGCTGACGCCATATACCCCGGCTACGGCTTCCTCTCGGAGAACCCGGACCTGGCCCGCGCGGCCAAGGAAGCCGGCATCACGTTCGTGGGCCCGCCGGCCGAAGTCCTGGAACTTGCCGGAAACAAGGTGGCAGCACTGAAGGCGGCCCGCGCGGCCGGCGTGCCGGTGCTGAAGTCCAGTGAGCCGTCCAAGGACCTGGACGAACTGCTTGCCGCCGCCGATGAGATCGGCTTCCCCATTTTTGCGAAGGCGGTGGCCGGCGGTGGCGGCCGTGGCATGCGGCGGGTGGATACCCGTGAAGCCCTCCCCGAGGCCCTGAAGTCGGCCATGCGCGAAGCGGACGCCGCCTTTGGCGACCCCACCATGTTCCTGGAGCAGGCGGTCCTGCGCCCCCGCCACATCGAGGTGCAGATCCTCGCTGACGCGGAGGGCAACGTCATGCACCTCTTCGAGCGGGACTGCTCCATCCAGCGCCGGCACCAGAAGGTCATCGAGATCGCCCCGGCACCGAACCTGGACGACAGCATCCGCCAGGCACTGTACCGCGACGCCGTTAAGTTCGCCCAGGCGCTGAACTACGTCAATGCCGGCACCGTCGAGTTCCTGGTGGACACCGAAGGCGAGCGGGCCGGCCAGCACGTCTTCATTGAAATGAACCCGCGCATCCAGGTGGAGCACACGGTCACCGAGGAAGTGACGGACGTGGACCTGGTGCAGGCCCAGATGCGCATCGCTTCCGGCGAAACCCTTGCTGATTTGGGACTCTCCCAGGAGACCGTCCACCTCAAGGGTGCTGCCCTGCAGAGCCGCATCACCACCGAGGACCCGTCCAACGGCTTCCGGCCCGACGTCGGAAAGATCACCGGTTACCGCTCTGCGGGCGGTGCCGGTGTACGGCTCGACGGCGGAACGGTGTACTCCGGCGCCGAGATCAGCCCGCACTTTGACTCCATGCTGGTCAAGCTCACCTGCCGCGGCCGGGACTACCCCGCCGCCGTGGCCCGCGCCCGCCGCTCGCTTGCGGAGTTCCGCATCCGCGGCGTGTCCACCAACATCCCCTTCCTCCAGGCTGTGCTGGACGACCCCGACTTCATCGCCGGCGACGTCGCCACCAACTTCATTGACCAGCGCCCCGAACTGCTCAAGGCGCGGGTGTCGGCTGACCGCGGCACCAAGCTGCTGACGTGGCTGGCCGACGTCACCGTCAACAAGCCCAACGGCGAACTGACCGTCCACTCGGACCCGGCGGAGAAGCTCCCGTCGGTGAAGGGCCAGCAGTCAGCACCGGGTTCCCGCCAGAAACTGCGTGAGCTCGGGCCGGAAGGCTTCGCCAAGGCGCTGCGCGGGCAGACTGCCGTCGCTGTCACGGACACCACCTTCCGCGACGCCCACCAGTCGCTGCTCGCCACCCGGGTCCGCACCCGCGACCTCGTTGCTGCCGGGCCGGCAGTGAGCGCCTTGATGCCGGAACTGCTGTCCGTCGAAGCCTGGGGCGGGGCAACTTATGACGTCGCCCTCCGCTTCCTGGGCGAAGACCCGTGGGACCGCCTCGTAGCGCTTCGCGAGGCCCTGCCCAACGTCTGTATCCAGATGCTCCTCCGCGGCCGCAACACGGTCGGCTACACCCCGTACCCCGAGGAAGTCACCGAAGCCTTCGTCAACGAGGCCGCAGCCACCGGCATCGACATCTTCCGGATTTTCGACGCCCTGAACGACGTCAACCAGATGGCCCCCGCCATCCGGGCAGTCCGCGCCACCGGAACAGCCGTCGCCGAAGTGGCGCTGTGCTACACGGGCGACCTGCTGGACCCGGCGGAGAAGCTCTACACGCTGGACTACTACCTTGAACTCGCCCAGAAGATCGTCGACGCTGGCGCCCACATCCTGGCGATCAAGGACATGGCCGGCCTGCTGCGGCCTGCTGCAGCTGCCAAGCTGGTGGCCGCGCTCCGCGAACGCTTCGACCTCCCCGTCCACCTGCACACCCACGACACTGCGGGCGGCCAGCTGGCAACCCTGCTCGCTGCCGTGGACGCCGGCGTGGACGCCGTGGACGTGGCATCGGCCTCACTGGCCGGCACCACCAGCCAGGTATCGGCCTCGGCCCTGGTGGCAGCGCTGGCGCACACGCCGCGTGACACCGGCCTCAGCCTGGACGCCGTCAGCTCCCTTGAGCCGTACTGGGAAGCCGTCCGCCGGGTCTACGCACCCTTCGAGTCGGGCCTGCCGGGCCCCACCGGCCGGGTGTACAAGCACGAGATTCCCGGCGGCCAGCTCTCCAACCTCCGCCAGCAGGCCATTGCGCTGGGCCTGGGCGAGCGGTTTGAAGCCATCGAGGACATGTACACGGCGGCCGACCGGATCCTGGGACACCTGGTCAAGGTCACCCCGTCCTCCAAGGTGGTGGGCGACCTCGCCCTGCATCTGGTGGGCCTCAACGCCGATCCTGCGGATTTCAATGAAAACCCGCAGAACTACGACATCCCCGATTCCGTGATCGGATTCCTGTCCGGCGAACTCGGCGACCCTCCCGGAGGGTGGCCGGAGCCCTTCCGCACCAAGGCACTCAAGGGACGCAGCATCAAGGTCCGCGACGTCGAGCTCAGCGCCGAGGACAGCGCCGCGCTGAAGTCCGATTCCAAGACGCGCCAGCACACGCTGAACCGCCTGCTCTTCGACGGTCCCACCAAGGACTACCTGAAGAGCGTGGAGACGTACGGCAACATCTCCGTCCTCGACACCCGCGACTACCTCTACGGTTTCCAGCGGGGGGCTGAGCACGAGATTGAACTCGAACGCGGTGTCCGGCTGATCGCTTCCCTGGAAGCCGTCTCGGAACCCGACGAAAAGGGCATGCGTACCGTCATGTGCACGCTGAACGGCCAGTCCCGCCCGGTCGTGGTGCGGGACCGTTCAGTGGTCAGCAACGTCAAGGCCGCGGAGAAGGCGGACCCGGCACAGCCCGGCCACGTTGCGGCTCCGTTCGCAGGCGCGGTCACCATCACCGTGAAAGCCGGTGACACCGTGAACGCCGGCGATACCGTAGCCACCATCGAGGCGATGAAGATGGAAGCATCCATTACGACGCCGGTGGGCGGCAAGGTGGGCAGGCTCGCCATCTCCGCGGTGGAGCAGGTGCAGGGCGGAGACCTGCTCCTGGTTGTGGAGCAGTAG
- a CDS encoding AMP-dependent synthetase/ligase: MRQFSVPPLVVVPPETNITDLLLRQATKASNPALFSRLDASGSWQNVSATEFLADVRALAKGLMASGVGAGDRVGIMSRTRYEWSLVDFAIWFAGAISVPIYETSSPSQVAWNLGDSGAVAAFGESAHHENIILQAVNAEGLTDLKHVWQLEGTGLDALREAGRGVSDDELESRRSAAGLADTATIIYTSGTTGRPKGCELTHGNFVELSDNALAIIGEIVHEDAKTIMFLPLAHVFARFISVLAMAAGTTVAHTPDIKNLLADLQSYEPTFILAVPRVFEKVYNSAMTKAEDGGKGAIFHRAADTAIAYSKARQEGRVGLGLKLRHALFDKLVYGKLRAAMGGHVAHAVSGGGPLGERLGHFFQGIGMQVLEGYGLTETTAPISVNTPSRIKIGSVGKPLPGNAVKIAGDGEILTKGVCVMRGYYKRDDLTADTFDDGWFRTGDIGRLDEDGFVWITGRKKEIIVTAGGKNVIPALLEDQIRADALVSQVLVVGDNRPFIGALVTLDQEALPGWLQRHGLPAGTTLEEAADNPVVKAAVQDLISAANGSVSQAEAIKSFRIVPADFTEASGHLTPSMKVKRAQVMKDFETVIEEMYSAPRS; encoded by the coding sequence GTGCGCCAATTCAGTGTTCCGCCCCTTGTTGTTGTTCCACCGGAGACCAACATCACCGACCTGCTGCTGCGGCAGGCCACAAAGGCCAGCAACCCGGCACTGTTTTCCCGCCTTGACGCATCAGGCTCCTGGCAGAACGTGTCCGCCACCGAATTCCTGGCCGACGTCAGGGCCTTGGCGAAGGGTTTGATGGCAAGTGGCGTAGGCGCCGGCGACCGCGTGGGAATCATGTCCCGGACCCGCTACGAATGGTCCCTGGTGGACTTCGCCATCTGGTTTGCGGGTGCCATCTCGGTCCCGATCTACGAAACCTCCTCGCCGTCACAGGTGGCCTGGAACCTTGGGGATTCCGGGGCCGTTGCCGCATTCGGCGAGTCCGCACACCACGAAAACATCATCCTGCAGGCCGTCAACGCCGAAGGCCTCACCGATTTGAAGCACGTCTGGCAGCTGGAAGGCACCGGCCTGGATGCCCTCCGCGAGGCCGGGCGAGGCGTCAGCGATGACGAACTCGAGTCGCGGCGGAGTGCCGCCGGCCTCGCCGATACAGCCACCATCATCTACACGTCCGGCACCACCGGGCGGCCCAAGGGCTGCGAACTCACGCACGGGAACTTCGTGGAGCTCTCGGACAACGCGCTGGCCATCATCGGCGAAATCGTCCACGAGGACGCCAAGACCATCATGTTCCTTCCGCTGGCCCACGTCTTCGCCCGGTTCATCTCCGTCCTGGCCATGGCTGCCGGGACCACGGTGGCGCACACGCCGGACATCAAGAACCTGCTCGCGGACCTGCAGAGCTACGAGCCCACCTTCATCCTGGCCGTGCCACGGGTGTTCGAGAAGGTCTACAACTCGGCCATGACCAAAGCGGAGGACGGCGGCAAGGGTGCCATCTTCCACCGGGCCGCCGATACCGCCATCGCGTACTCAAAGGCACGCCAGGAAGGCCGCGTCGGGCTGGGCCTCAAGCTCCGCCATGCGCTCTTCGACAAGCTGGTGTACGGCAAGCTGCGCGCTGCGATGGGCGGCCACGTGGCCCACGCCGTGTCCGGCGGCGGCCCGCTCGGCGAACGCCTGGGCCACTTCTTCCAGGGCATCGGAATGCAGGTACTCGAAGGGTACGGCCTCACCGAAACCACTGCCCCCATCTCGGTCAACACCCCGTCCCGGATCAAGATCGGGTCCGTGGGCAAGCCGCTGCCCGGCAACGCCGTGAAGATTGCCGGGGACGGCGAAATCCTCACCAAGGGCGTCTGCGTGATGCGCGGCTACTACAAGCGCGACGACCTCACCGCGGACACGTTCGACGACGGCTGGTTCCGTACCGGGGACATCGGCCGGCTCGACGAGGACGGCTTCGTCTGGATCACCGGCCGCAAGAAGGAGATCATCGTGACGGCCGGCGGCAAGAACGTGATCCCCGCACTGCTGGAGGACCAGATCCGCGCCGACGCCCTGGTCTCGCAGGTCCTGGTTGTCGGTGACAACCGCCCGTTCATCGGCGCCCTGGTCACCCTGGACCAGGAAGCCCTGCCGGGCTGGCTCCAGCGGCACGGGCTCCCGGCAGGCACCACGCTGGAGGAGGCCGCGGACAACCCTGTGGTCAAGGCAGCGGTGCAGGACCTGATCAGCGCCGCCAACGGCTCGGTCTCCCAGGCGGAGGCCATCAAGTCCTTCCGGATCGTCCCGGCGGACTTCACGGAGGCGTCCGGGCACCTGACACCGTCCATGAAGGTGAAGCGGGCACAGGTGATGAAGGATTTCGAGACCGTCATCGAGGAGATGTACTCGGCACCCCGCTCCTGA
- a CDS encoding ROK family glucokinase, with amino-acid sequence MYAPPSGDQAGHLRRSAPWKRRSAPYRAASGQGKGSRGRARLGRRGLAIGIDIGGTKVAAGVVDEEGRILSEARRSTPGTDPRAVERVIVELVEELGSGRRIRSVGIGAAGWMDLDGGTVLFSPHLAWRNEPLRANLQQLLRRPVLLANDADAAAWAEWRFGAGQGESRLVCITLGTGIGGAMVMDGRVERGRFGVAGEFGHQVIMPGGHRCECGNRGCWEQYASGNALGREARILASSNSPMAQDLLAAVGGRAETITGAVVTELALAGDTASRELIEEVGEWLGLGLANLAAALDPGLFVIGGGLCSAGDLLVEPARKAFARNLTGRGFRPAAGIELAHLGPNAGLIGAADLSRVSSRVRS; translated from the coding sequence ATGTACGCACCGCCCTCCGGCGACCAGGCCGGCCACCTCCGTCGATCCGCGCCGTGGAAGCGGCGGTCCGCCCCGTACCGTGCCGCCTCAGGGCAGGGAAAAGGATCCCGGGGGCGGGCGCGCCTTGGCCGCCGGGGCCTGGCGATCGGCATCGACATCGGCGGCACCAAGGTGGCGGCAGGTGTCGTGGACGAGGAAGGCCGGATCCTCAGCGAAGCCCGCCGCAGCACGCCCGGGACTGATCCCAGGGCTGTGGAACGGGTCATCGTGGAACTGGTCGAAGAGCTCGGCAGCGGGCGGCGGATACGTTCCGTGGGCATCGGCGCCGCCGGATGGATGGACCTCGACGGCGGCACTGTCCTTTTCAGCCCCCACCTCGCCTGGCGGAACGAGCCCCTGCGCGCGAACCTCCAGCAGCTCCTGCGGCGTCCGGTGCTGCTGGCCAACGATGCCGACGCCGCCGCGTGGGCCGAGTGGCGGTTCGGCGCCGGGCAAGGCGAAAGCCGCCTGGTATGCATCACCCTCGGCACCGGAATCGGTGGAGCCATGGTGATGGACGGCAGGGTGGAACGGGGCCGCTTCGGCGTAGCCGGCGAGTTCGGCCACCAGGTCATCATGCCCGGAGGCCACCGCTGCGAATGCGGCAACCGCGGCTGCTGGGAGCAGTATGCCTCCGGTAACGCCCTCGGCCGCGAAGCGAGGATCCTTGCCAGCAGCAACTCGCCCATGGCCCAGGACCTCCTGGCTGCCGTCGGTGGTCGCGCTGAGACCATTACCGGTGCCGTTGTCACCGAGCTGGCCCTCGCCGGAGATACAGCATCGCGCGAACTGATCGAAGAGGTGGGGGAGTGGCTCGGCCTGGGGCTCGCCAACCTGGCGGCCGCCCTCGACCCGGGGCTCTTCGTCATCGGCGGAGGACTGTGTTCAGCAGGCGATCTCCTCGTGGAGCCCGCCAGGAAGGCGTTCGCCAGGAACCTGACCGGCCGTGGCTTCCGGCCGGCCGCCGGTATCGAGTTGGCCCACCTTGGACCCAACGCCGGCCTGATCGGTGCCGCCGACCTCTCCCGCGTCAGCAGCCGGGTCCGCAGCTGA
- a CDS encoding alpha/beta hydrolase, with protein MTAGPDHSPFSSATSGTGPRAGVVLSHGFTGSPHSLRGWAQALAGAGFAVRMPLLPGHGTSWQELSRTRWQQWHGALDEAFLELDAECEHVFAAGLSMGGALALRVAATRPVAGVVLVNPGLVIDDPRAPLAGILKLVMKSTPAIANDILKAGIDEGAYPRTPVAAAHELNKMFKDTARLLPRITAPVQVYRSTVDHVVSDTSISALRRGLTHAPLELVRLENSYHVATMDNDAEQIFQGSVHFIRATLAALAPGVAAPVPGSGEAGNEQA; from the coding sequence ATGACTGCCGGCCCGGACCACAGTCCCTTCAGCAGTGCCACCAGCGGCACCGGGCCACGCGCCGGCGTAGTGCTGTCGCATGGTTTCACGGGCAGCCCGCACAGCCTGCGCGGCTGGGCGCAGGCGCTTGCCGGCGCCGGCTTCGCGGTGCGGATGCCGCTCCTGCCCGGCCATGGCACAAGCTGGCAGGAACTGTCCCGCACACGGTGGCAACAGTGGCACGGTGCCCTTGATGAAGCGTTCCTGGAACTCGACGCCGAATGCGAGCACGTTTTCGCTGCCGGACTCAGCATGGGCGGCGCCCTTGCGTTGCGTGTCGCCGCCACGCGGCCAGTAGCCGGCGTGGTCCTGGTGAACCCCGGGCTGGTCATTGACGACCCGCGCGCTCCGCTGGCGGGCATCCTGAAACTGGTCATGAAAAGCACCCCCGCCATCGCCAACGACATCCTGAAGGCGGGCATCGACGAAGGTGCTTATCCACGCACTCCCGTCGCCGCAGCACACGAACTGAACAAGATGTTCAAGGACACGGCCCGACTGCTTCCCCGCATCACGGCACCGGTGCAGGTCTACAGGTCCACCGTGGACCACGTGGTGTCGGATACCAGTATCTCGGCGCTGCGCCGCGGCCTGACCCATGCGCCCCTGGAGCTGGTCCGGCTGGAGAACAGCTACCACGTGGCCACCATGGACAACGACGCCGAACAGATATTCCAGGGTTCGGTGCACTTCATCCGGGCCACGCTTGCTGCGTTGGCGCCTGGCGTGGCGGCTCCCGTACCCGGGTCCGGGGAGGCCGGAAATGAACAGGCCTGA
- a CDS encoding alpha/beta hydrolase, which yields MTESSTPSRPAAFSYPGHGPNADIGIAICHGFTGSPLSVLPWAEHLAAQGYAVTVPLLPGHGTDWRQLAQTAWNDWFGSFEAAYLDLSARTSTSFVAGLSMGGAVALLTAARHKTAGVSIVNPGLSFYDRRVRVIGLLKYFQRTTIPIPEEHSTAPATEDGDYSRTPLAAVHELKKLFNATLRELPAVTAPVQVFKSVTDEVVPPTSLELLRARLRDRVTEVVELAGSGHVATLDVDAPEIFARSSEFFRDHARQSSPSETP from the coding sequence ATGACTGAAAGCAGCACACCGTCCCGCCCCGCAGCGTTCAGTTATCCCGGCCATGGCCCCAATGCGGACATCGGCATCGCCATTTGCCACGGCTTCACGGGCAGCCCGCTCAGCGTGCTGCCTTGGGCGGAGCATCTCGCCGCCCAGGGCTACGCGGTAACAGTCCCCCTGTTGCCTGGCCACGGAACGGACTGGCGGCAGCTTGCGCAAACGGCGTGGAACGACTGGTTCGGCAGTTTCGAGGCGGCCTACCTCGATCTCTCCGCCAGGACATCCACCAGTTTCGTGGCGGGCCTGTCCATGGGCGGTGCAGTGGCCCTGCTGACCGCCGCCAGGCACAAGACTGCAGGCGTGAGCATCGTCAACCCCGGCCTGAGTTTCTATGACCGGCGCGTACGGGTCATCGGGCTGCTGAAATACTTCCAGCGGACCACCATTCCCATTCCGGAAGAGCATTCAACAGCGCCGGCAACGGAAGACGGAGATTACTCGCGGACACCCCTGGCGGCCGTGCACGAACTGAAGAAGCTGTTCAACGCAACGCTCCGGGAACTGCCTGCGGTCACGGCACCCGTACAGGTCTTCAAATCCGTGACAGATGAGGTGGTACCGCCCACCTCCCTGGAACTGCTGCGGGCACGGCTGCGCGACAGGGTGACGGAGGTGGTTGAACTTGCGGGCAGCGGCCACGTGGCTACGCTGGACGTTGACGCGCCGGAGATCTTCGCCCGGTCCAGTGAGTTCTTCCGTGACCATGCCCGCCAATCCAGCCCTTCGGAGACCCCATGA
- a CDS encoding lysophospholipid acyltransferase family protein: MFYWVMKRIFLGPVLKLLFRPWVKGLDNIPAEGAAIIASNHLSFSDSIFMPLMVRRPVVFLAKSEYFTGTGIKGRLTALFFRLTNQLPMDRSGGAASAASLSAGMDVLTHGGLLGIYPEGTRSPDSKLYRGKVGVARLALQAGVPVIPVAMIGTDKVQPIGKRLPNIRRIGMIFGEPLDFSSCREQAEDRGTQRTVADRIMLELQRLSGQEYVDEYAAVVKLRLAGKPAEPAAPAEPLASPPAGGDDSGGEPAAR; this comes from the coding sequence GTGTTTTATTGGGTCATGAAGAGGATCTTCCTCGGTCCTGTTCTGAAGCTTCTTTTCCGCCCCTGGGTCAAGGGCCTGGACAATATTCCGGCCGAGGGCGCCGCGATCATCGCCTCGAACCACCTGTCGTTTTCCGACTCCATCTTCATGCCGCTGATGGTCCGCCGGCCGGTGGTATTCCTGGCCAAGTCCGAATACTTCACCGGCACCGGAATCAAGGGCCGCCTGACAGCGCTCTTCTTCCGGCTCACCAACCAGTTGCCCATGGACAGGTCCGGCGGCGCAGCCTCTGCGGCTTCCCTCAGCGCCGGCATGGACGTACTGACCCACGGCGGGTTGCTGGGGATTTACCCGGAAGGCACGCGGAGTCCCGATTCCAAGCTGTACCGGGGCAAGGTGGGGGTCGCCAGGCTGGCCCTCCAGGCCGGGGTCCCCGTCATTCCCGTAGCGATGATCGGCACGGACAAGGTGCAACCCATCGGAAAGCGGCTCCCTAACATCCGGCGGATCGGCATGATCTTCGGTGAACCGCTCGACTTCAGCAGCTGCCGGGAGCAGGCCGAGGACCGCGGCACCCAGCGGACAGTGGCGGACCGCATCATGCTGGAACTGCAGCGGCTTTCCGGGCAGGAATACGTGGACGAATACGCTGCCGTGGTGAAGCTGCGCCTCGCCGGAAAGCCCGCCGAGCCTGCCGCCCCGGCGGAGCCGCTGGCGTCCCCGCCGGCCGGTGGAGATGACTCCGGCGGGGAGCCGGCGGCACGGTGA
- a CDS encoding class II 3-deoxy-7-phosphoheptulonate synthase: MVTQLSANPAFPLSGNSQSGAATYPGLDDWRELPISQQPSWQDREVFDASVKELSVLPPLVFAGEVDVLRERLAAAAQGKAFLLQGGDCAETFEAATADKISARVKTILQMAVVLTYGAAMPVIKMGRMAGQFAKPRSSNDETRDGVTLPAYRGDIVNGYEFTPESRGHDASRMLRAYHTSASTLNLIRAFTQGGFADLRSVHQWNKGFTENPAHARYESLARDIDRAIKFMDSCGADFEALKRVEFFASHEALLLDYERALTRIDSRTGFPYDTSAHFLWIGERTRELDHAHVDFLSRVRNPIGVKLGPSTTGDDALRLIDKLDPEREPGRLTFITRMGAGNIREKLPAVVEKVTASGAQVLWVTDPMHGNTVTSPNGYKTRNFDDVIDEVRGFFEVHHALGTVPGGLHAEMTGDDVAECLGGADPIDQDAFLDRYESVCDPRLNHMQSLEMAFLVAGALAKN, translated from the coding sequence ATGGTGACTCAGCTATCTGCAAACCCCGCCTTTCCGCTGTCCGGCAACTCCCAAAGCGGCGCCGCCACCTATCCCGGACTTGACGACTGGCGGGAGCTGCCCATCTCGCAGCAGCCCAGCTGGCAGGACAGGGAGGTGTTCGATGCCTCCGTGAAGGAGCTCTCGGTGCTTCCCCCGTTGGTGTTCGCTGGCGAAGTGGACGTGCTCCGGGAGCGCCTGGCCGCAGCAGCGCAGGGCAAGGCATTCCTCCTGCAGGGCGGCGACTGCGCGGAAACCTTCGAGGCAGCCACGGCAGACAAGATCAGCGCGCGGGTGAAGACCATCCTCCAGATGGCGGTGGTGCTGACCTACGGTGCGGCCATGCCCGTGATCAAGATGGGCCGGATGGCAGGGCAGTTCGCCAAGCCCCGTTCCTCCAACGACGAAACCCGGGACGGCGTGACCCTTCCGGCCTACCGGGGCGACATCGTCAACGGATACGAATTCACCCCCGAGTCCCGTGGCCACGACGCGTCCCGGATGCTGCGGGCCTACCACACCTCCGCGTCCACCCTGAACCTCATCCGGGCGTTCACGCAGGGCGGTTTCGCCGACCTCCGGTCCGTCCACCAGTGGAACAAGGGTTTCACCGAGAACCCCGCGCACGCCCGCTACGAATCGCTGGCGCGCGACATCGACCGCGCCATCAAGTTCATGGACTCCTGCGGCGCGGACTTCGAGGCCCTCAAGCGGGTGGAGTTCTTCGCCAGCCACGAAGCGCTGCTGCTCGATTACGAACGCGCACTGACCCGGATCGACTCGCGGACGGGCTTCCCCTACGACACGTCGGCCCACTTCCTGTGGATCGGGGAGCGGACCCGCGAACTCGACCACGCCCACGTCGATTTCCTGTCGCGGGTGCGCAACCCCATCGGCGTGAAGCTCGGCCCGTCCACCACCGGCGACGACGCCCTGCGGCTGATCGACAAGCTGGACCCGGAACGCGAACCGGGCCGCCTGACCTTCATCACCCGCATGGGGGCCGGCAACATCCGTGAAAAGCTGCCCGCTGTCGTCGAAAAGGTCACGGCGTCCGGCGCGCAGGTCCTGTGGGTCACCGACCCCATGCACGGCAACACGGTCACCTCACCGAACGGGTACAAGACCCGCAACTTCGACGACGTCATCGACGAAGTGCGCGGCTTCTTCGAGGTGCACCACGCCCTGGGTACCGTGCCGGGCGGCCTGCACGCCGAGATGACCGGCGACGACGTTGCGGAGTGCCTGGGCGGCGCGGACCCGATCGACCAGGACGCGTTCCTGGACCGTTACGAGTCCGTCTGCGATCCCCGCCTGAACCACATGCAGTCGCTCGAAATGGCCTTCCTGGTGGCCGGGGCACTCGCCAAGAACTGA